The following coding sequences are from one Treponema sp. J25 window:
- a CDS encoding late competence development ComFB family protein produces the protein MGFKDQYDFEQLVNEAERLVIDELERQLDALSEPVCRCEDCVLDMATLALNAVKPLYRVSLLGSLYAAHAMDEASYAESLRKAVAAAIQRVRENPSHD, from the coding sequence ATGGGATTTAAAGATCAATACGACTTTGAACAACTGGTAAATGAAGCGGAACGGCTCGTGATTGATGAACTGGAACGCCAACTGGATGCGCTTTCTGAGCCAGTTTGTCGCTGCGAAGATTGTGTGCTTGACATGGCTACCCTCGCGTTAAATGCGGTAAAACCGCTGTATCGGGTCTCGCTCCTTGGTTCTTTGTATGCGGCCCACGCAATGGATGAAGCATCCTACGCCGAAAGTCTCCGAAAGGCCGTTGCCGCGGCAATCCAAAGGGTGCGGGAAAACCCCTCCCACGATTAA
- a CDS encoding CpXC domain-containing protein: protein MAQHQITCQCEYVFNVEIPEKINLDTEKGRIDELYQGTFLTVVCPSCDTRLKPEFPIIIEWPSHRLRLQVIPEFDRSSFYLKYKKGGYPLMEDSELVIGYPEAIDRIMVVHAGLDPLIIEAIKYYLLLKADEANPQAELSAWFSGKNGDQLEFHIHGLKADEVAVTILPYRIYEKTLTEYETNPQAEPFPSLRFGPYLSVQNLLRPEIE from the coding sequence ATGGCGCAGCATCAGATTACCTGTCAATGTGAGTATGTTTTTAATGTGGAAATACCGGAAAAAATTAACCTGGATACAGAAAAAGGTCGCATCGATGAATTGTATCAGGGGACCTTTCTTACGGTGGTGTGTCCTTCCTGTGATACCCGTCTTAAGCCTGAGTTTCCGATTATCATCGAATGGCCCAGTCATCGCCTAAGGCTCCAGGTGATCCCTGAGTTTGATCGTTCCTCCTTTTACCTAAAATACAAAAAGGGAGGGTATCCCCTCATGGAAGATTCAGAACTGGTTATTGGATACCCCGAGGCAATCGATCGAATCATGGTAGTCCATGCAGGACTGGATCCCCTCATCATCGAAGCTATCAAATACTATTTGCTCCTGAAAGCGGATGAGGCGAATCCCCAGGCAGAACTTTCTGCCTGGTTTTCCGGGAAAAACGGCGATCAGCTTGAATTCCATATCCATGGTCTTAAAGCCGATGAAGTAGCGGTTACCATACTTCCCTACCGAATTTATGAAAAAACTCTTACCGAATACGAGACAAACCCGCAGGCAGAACCCTTCCCTTCCCTCCGCTTTGGGCCCTATCTTTCGGTACAGAACCTGCTACGGCCAGAGATAGAGTAA
- a CDS encoding site-2 protease family protein produces the protein MIVKILVGLVGLGIVVFVHELGHFLAARLVGIDVEAFSIGWGKPLWKRKIGQVEYRIGVFPVGGYCKMKGEDEFKEALTHDLSHIPRETGSFYGASPWRRIIVALAGPFFNALFAVCLLSIVWGIGFTVHTMDNRIVLASDIDQKNDYPANQAGLKTGDRITAINGKTVTNALDIQEWVSTNPGKTLNFTVEREGSVFTYQITPQLDPATGSGKIGIYFWGEPRIAAVAAHSAAAIGGLQKGDRILQAAGEPLPYSAALYRILKNKPEVLPLTIERNGTILTKELVLSYDEGGNPNIGISFEGLRYRKRASNVAEALWRGTTETIKTLQVSVKSLAILFRGVDLSKALSGPVRITYMVGDVATESIGEGFETAFISVASFLALISISLAIMNLLPIPALDGGLFVLFLIEGIFRKPLHPKLVYAFQMLGTLFIFTLLIFSLFGDVAFLFKQ, from the coding sequence ATGATAGTGAAGATTTTAGTCGGTCTGGTGGGACTCGGAATCGTAGTCTTTGTTCATGAGTTGGGCCACTTCTTAGCGGCCCGGCTTGTGGGAATCGATGTGGAGGCTTTTTCCATCGGGTGGGGAAAACCCCTATGGAAACGGAAAATTGGTCAGGTTGAATATCGAATTGGAGTTTTTCCCGTCGGTGGATACTGCAAAATGAAGGGGGAAGATGAGTTTAAAGAGGCCCTTACCCACGACCTCTCTCACATCCCGCGAGAAACAGGAAGCTTTTATGGAGCCTCTCCCTGGCGAAGAATTATTGTGGCCCTGGCGGGACCCTTTTTTAACGCCCTTTTTGCAGTATGTTTGCTTTCTATAGTGTGGGGTATTGGATTCACTGTCCATACCATGGATAACCGGATTGTGCTCGCTTCTGATATTGACCAAAAAAACGACTATCCGGCAAACCAGGCGGGTCTTAAAACGGGCGATCGCATCACTGCCATAAATGGGAAAACCGTTACCAATGCCCTGGACATTCAGGAGTGGGTTTCCACAAATCCAGGAAAAACCTTGAATTTTACCGTAGAGCGAGAGGGTTCGGTGTTTACCTATCAGATAACACCCCAGCTAGATCCCGCCACAGGGTCTGGGAAAATTGGGATCTACTTCTGGGGGGAACCGCGGATTGCTGCTGTGGCAGCCCACAGTGCTGCGGCTATTGGGGGATTACAAAAAGGGGACCGTATCCTGCAAGCCGCAGGGGAACCGCTTCCCTATTCTGCGGCTCTTTATCGTATACTAAAAAACAAGCCTGAAGTGCTTCCCCTTACTATTGAACGAAATGGAACTATCCTGACAAAAGAACTGGTCCTCTCCTATGATGAAGGAGGGAATCCCAATATAGGCATCAGTTTTGAAGGCCTTCGGTACCGAAAGAGGGCTTCCAATGTAGCAGAAGCCCTGTGGCGGGGAACCACCGAAACGATAAAAACCCTACAGGTTTCTGTAAAAAGTCTCGCGATTCTCTTTAGGGGGGTGGATTTAAGCAAGGCCCTTTCTGGTCCTGTTCGCATTACCTACATGGTAGGAGACGTGGCCACCGAAAGTATCGGCGAAGGGTTTGAAACGGCATTCATATCGGTGGCAAGCTTCCTTGCTCTTATATCTATATCCCTCGCCATCATGAACTTGCTCCCCATTCCTGCCCTCGATGGGGGTCTTTTCGTACTGTTTCTTATCGAGGGAATTTTTCGTAAACCCCTGCATCCAAAACTTGTCTATGCCTTTCAGATGCTTGGGACCTTATTTATTTTCACCCTTTTGATTTTTTCTCTCTTTGGAGATGTGGCATTTTTATTTAAGCAATAA
- the dxr gene encoding 1-deoxy-D-xylulose-5-phosphate reductoisomerase: MKKRVAILGATGSIGKNALDVIRAHPDFFSVVLLSSHRDEEGLLRIGKDFPDALLALSGSSPSNSKRAAIQFFGQEGLLSAINESHPDIVVNGIAGAAGLLPSLKAIEAGATLALANKETLVMAGPLVFDQARRQGVAILPVDSEHSALFHLVNAHGKERVEELILTASGGPFRSYAKEELAKITAQEALNHPTWKMGGKITIDSASLANKGLEVIEAVRLFAMPPEKIKVVVHPQSIVHSLIRLSDGALYAQLSQPDMRLPIHNALFWPSHEQNPFGRLEIPFETLTFEAPDIHKFPMLSLAYEAIRKGGVYPAVYNAANEVAVELFVKGALRFIDIPALTEEILQRDWIGCDTNLDDILDADQKARDLAFTFSQKISEK, encoded by the coding sequence ATGAAAAAAAGGGTTGCTATTCTAGGAGCTACCGGCTCCATAGGGAAAAACGCCCTTGATGTAATTAGGGCCCACCCTGATTTTTTTTCGGTGGTTCTTCTTTCGAGCCATCGGGATGAGGAAGGGCTACTGCGGATAGGGAAGGATTTTCCCGATGCGCTTCTTGCTCTTTCTGGGTCTTCTCCTAGTAATTCAAAACGAGCGGCCATTCAATTCTTTGGTCAAGAGGGACTTCTTTCTGCAATTAACGAAAGTCACCCTGATATCGTCGTAAATGGCATTGCTGGAGCTGCGGGTCTCCTCCCTTCTTTAAAAGCCATTGAAGCAGGGGCTACCCTTGCCCTGGCAAACAAGGAAACCCTCGTCATGGCAGGCCCCCTGGTGTTTGATCAGGCCCGCCGTCAGGGAGTGGCCATCCTCCCCGTCGATTCGGAACACTCGGCCCTGTTTCATCTGGTGAATGCCCATGGGAAAGAGCGGGTGGAAGAATTGATTCTTACCGCCTCCGGTGGGCCCTTTCGCAGCTACGCCAAAGAAGAACTAGCCAAAATCACTGCCCAGGAAGCCCTTAATCATCCCACATGGAAAATGGGTGGAAAAATTACTATTGATTCGGCCAGTCTTGCCAATAAGGGCCTTGAAGTTATTGAAGCGGTGCGGCTTTTTGCGATGCCCCCTGAAAAGATCAAAGTGGTGGTTCATCCTCAAAGCATCGTTCATTCCCTTATCCGGCTTTCTGATGGAGCTCTGTATGCCCAATTATCCCAGCCGGATATGCGACTTCCCATTCATAACGCCCTTTTCTGGCCATCCCATGAGCAGAATCCCTTTGGACGGCTTGAAATTCCCTTTGAAACATTAACCTTCGAAGCACCGGATATCCACAAATTCCCCATGCTTTCCCTTGCTTACGAGGCTATTCGTAAGGGAGGGGTGTATCCTGCGGTATATAACGCGGCAAATGAAGTGGCGGTAGAACTCTTTGTGAAGGGGGCCCTCCGGTTCATCGACATTCCTGCCCTTACTGAAGAAATTTTACAGCGAGACTGGATTGGTTGTGACACTAATTTAGATGATATCCTCGATGCTGACCAGAAGGCACGGGATCTTGCATTCACCTTCTCACAAAAAATATCCGAGAAATAA
- a CDS encoding phosphatidate cytidylyltransferase: protein MNIKKLIERLLIFFVGLPLIVGIVVFFPHYHHLAVNCIVVLVSSLGALEFSWLISKKHYSLPTWEALILGALAPAASTLSVSFGVPGEMVAASFIFGATWLISSRIFSSQKEIELTIDRITSGLSVMIYPGLFLIWLIRLTLLPHPTVVLLTFLLMVFGNDSLAWAIGMTLGNGNRGLIPASPNKSVAGFIGGLLTSLGIGIGAVLLFPAAFVPRNLPSLGAGALLGLGTGIMAIIGDLAESTMKRSSSVKDSGGLIPGRGGILDSIDSLVLAAPVYYALYWILFSI, encoded by the coding sequence ATGAATATAAAAAAACTCATAGAACGGCTTCTTATTTTTTTTGTCGGCCTACCCCTCATTGTAGGGATTGTGGTGTTTTTTCCCCATTATCATCACCTGGCAGTGAATTGTATTGTGGTCCTGGTAAGTTCCCTTGGGGCTCTGGAATTCTCGTGGCTGATTTCAAAAAAGCATTATAGCTTACCAACCTGGGAAGCCCTTATCCTGGGAGCCCTCGCTCCGGCGGCAAGCACCCTTTCGGTAAGTTTTGGCGTTCCCGGAGAGATGGTGGCGGCTTCTTTTATTTTTGGTGCCACCTGGCTCATTTCTTCTCGTATTTTTTCTTCACAGAAAGAAATAGAACTCACCATTGATCGTATTACCTCAGGCTTATCGGTAATGATATACCCGGGGCTTTTTCTTATCTGGCTTATCCGACTCACCCTTTTGCCCCATCCCACCGTGGTCTTGCTTACCTTTTTACTCATGGTATTTGGCAATGATTCCCTTGCCTGGGCCATTGGGATGACCCTGGGGAATGGTAATCGGGGCCTTATTCCCGCTAGTCCCAACAAAAGTGTGGCCGGCTTTATCGGAGGGCTCTTAACGTCCCTTGGCATCGGGATAGGGGCGGTTTTGCTTTTTCCTGCAGCCTTTGTTCCTCGAAATCTTCCTTCTCTTGGGGCAGGAGCATTGCTTGGCCTGGGGACAGGAATCATGGCCATTATAGGAGATTTAGCAGAATCGACTATGAAAAGAAGCAGCTCCGTCAAGGATTCAGGGGGGCTTATCCCCGGACGCGGGGGTATCCTGGATTCTATTGATTCCCTGGTACTTGCCGCCCCTGTGTATTACGCTTTATATTGGATACTTTTCTCAATCTAA